A stretch of the Photobacterium sp. CCB-ST2H9 genome encodes the following:
- the panC gene encoding pantoate--beta-alanine ligase has protein sequence MQTFAEIAPVREQIRAWRRDGRRIAFVPTMGNLHQGHLTLVRKAREQADVVVVSIFVNPMQFDKADDLNNYPRTLDEDLAKLNGEGVELVFTPTPDIIYPNGMDRQTFVEVPGLSHMLEGALRPSHFRGVSTIVSKLFNIVQPDVACFGEKDFQQLALIRQMVTDLAMPIDIIGVPTVREMDGLAMSSRNGYLTVDERQRAPVLAKTMRWISSQIRGGRRDFDEVVLDANDQLRAAGLEPDEIYIRDARTLQVVGEETSQAVILMSAFLGKARLIDNQVIELGTPASESESS, from the coding sequence ATGCAGACTTTTGCTGAGATTGCTCCTGTTCGTGAACAGATTCGGGCCTGGCGCCGTGATGGCCGCCGGATTGCCTTCGTTCCGACCATGGGGAATCTGCATCAGGGGCACCTGACTCTGGTTCGCAAAGCTCGCGAACAGGCTGACGTTGTGGTTGTCAGCATCTTTGTGAACCCAATGCAGTTCGACAAAGCTGACGACCTGAACAATTACCCGCGAACGCTGGATGAAGATCTGGCCAAACTGAACGGTGAAGGTGTGGAACTGGTCTTCACACCGACGCCCGATATCATCTATCCGAACGGCATGGATCGCCAGACCTTCGTTGAAGTTCCGGGTCTGTCGCACATGCTGGAAGGTGCGCTCCGTCCTAGCCATTTCCGTGGTGTCTCCACGATTGTGAGCAAGCTGTTCAATATCGTACAGCCGGATGTAGCCTGTTTTGGCGAGAAAGACTTCCAGCAGCTGGCATTAATCCGCCAGATGGTGACCGATCTGGCGATGCCAATTGATATCATCGGTGTCCCGACTGTCCGTGAAATGGATGGCCTGGCGATGAGCTCCCGGAATGGCTATCTGACCGTGGATGAACGTCAGCGTGCACCCGTACTGGCGAAAACCATGCGCTGGATCAGCAGTCAGATCCGTGGCGGACGCCGTGACTTTGATGAAGTGGTGCTGGATGCCAACGATCAGCTGCGTGCTGCCGGACTGGAACCGGATGAAATTTACATCCGTGACGCCCGCACCCTGCAGGTCGTGGGAGAAGAAACCAGTCAGGCAGTCATCCTGATGTCTGCATTTCTGGGGAAAGCCCGCCTGATCGATAATCAGGTGATTGAACTGGGTACCCCGGCATCAGAGTCTGAGTCTTCCTGA
- the panB gene encoding 3-methyl-2-oxobutanoate hydroxymethyltransferase → MKKITINDLMKWKQEGRKFASLTAYDASFAQLFEQQEVPVLLVGDSLGMVLQGQTDTLPVTIDDMAYHTRSVRVGSPNALLLADLPFMTYGTPEQACENAAKLMRAGANMVKLEGGTWLAETVRTLTERAVPVCAHLGLTPQSVNIFGGYKIQGRDQARADEMLADAIALQNAGAQIVVLECVPASLAKRITEALDIPVIGIGAGNVTDGQILVMHDMLGISANYMPRFSKNYLAQTGDIRKAVSQYLSEVEAGTFPAPEHTFE, encoded by the coding sequence ATGAAGAAAATTACCATTAACGACCTGATGAAATGGAAGCAGGAAGGTCGTAAGTTTGCATCACTCACCGCATACGATGCGAGTTTTGCTCAGCTGTTCGAGCAACAGGAAGTCCCGGTGCTTCTGGTCGGTGACTCTCTGGGCATGGTCCTGCAGGGCCAGACCGATACTCTGCCCGTCACCATTGATGACATGGCTTACCACACCCGCAGTGTCCGGGTCGGCAGCCCGAATGCCCTGTTGCTGGCCGATCTGCCGTTCATGACCTATGGTACGCCGGAGCAAGCCTGCGAAAATGCCGCAAAACTGATGCGTGCCGGGGCCAACATGGTGAAACTGGAAGGCGGCACTTGGCTCGCTGAAACCGTTCGCACCCTGACAGAGCGCGCCGTTCCTGTCTGCGCCCACCTGGGCCTGACGCCTCAGTCGGTTAACATTTTCGGCGGTTATAAAATTCAGGGCCGCGATCAGGCCCGTGCCGATGAGATGCTGGCCGATGCCATTGCCCTGCAAAATGCTGGCGCCCAGATTGTGGTACTGGAATGTGTACCGGCTTCGCTGGCAAAACGAATTACAGAAGCGCTGGATATCCCAGTCATTGGTATTGGTGCCGGTAACGTCACTGACGGCCAGATCCTGGTCATGCATGATATGCTGGGCATCTCTGCCAACTATATGCCACGCTTTTCTAAAAATTATCTGGCACAGACCGGGGATATCCGCAAAGCGGTTTCCCAGTATCTGTCAGAAGTGGAAGCGGGAACCTTCCCGGCTCCTGAGCATACCTTTGAGTAA
- the pcnB gene encoding polynucleotide adenylyltransferase PcnB produces MTREQNASGNKEPSLQVYQRQEHGISRKDISENALKVLYRLNKAGFDAYLVGGGVRDLLLDQKPKDFDIATNATPEEIKALFRNCRLIGRRFRLAHILFGRDVIEVATFRGHHDAGSVKAPTGKQAVSSRNHEGMLLRDNVYGTIDEDAERRDFSINALYYSIKDFTVTDYANGVQDLQNRLVRLIGDPETRYREDPVRMLRAVRFAVKLDMQIETATAAPIRELSTLLQDIPPARLFEESLKLLQSGQGLDTYKMLREYNLFQQLFPILTEHFTEDHSSQTERMIEHILAATDARIADGKRVNPAFMFAAMLWYPVVTRAEEISSTGGLNDYDAFMIAANDILDEQVKTIAVPRRLTTTVRDIWQQQHRFERRFGKRAFTMLENPKFRASFDFLEMRGQFEGDDIAELATWWHQFQFAERNDRNKMVQELNGGNGQKRRRRRPARRKKPQAKSAS; encoded by the coding sequence TTGACCCGAGAGCAAAATGCTTCGGGTAACAAGGAGCCAAGCTTGCAAGTTTATCAACGCCAGGAGCATGGTATTTCCCGCAAAGACATCAGCGAAAATGCGCTGAAGGTACTCTATCGCCTCAACAAAGCCGGTTTCGATGCTTATTTAGTCGGCGGTGGTGTGCGGGATCTGCTGCTGGACCAAAAACCCAAAGATTTTGATATTGCGACCAACGCAACGCCGGAAGAAATTAAAGCGCTGTTCCGAAACTGCCGCCTGATTGGCCGCCGTTTCCGTCTGGCCCATATTCTGTTCGGCCGCGATGTAATTGAAGTTGCCACCTTCAGGGGTCACCATGATGCCGGCTCAGTCAAAGCCCCGACAGGGAAGCAGGCTGTTTCGTCCCGCAATCATGAAGGCATGCTGCTGCGCGATAATGTCTACGGCACCATTGATGAAGACGCGGAGCGCCGGGATTTCTCCATTAATGCCCTGTATTACAGCATTAAAGATTTCACCGTCACGGATTATGCCAACGGGGTGCAGGACCTGCAAAACCGGCTGGTGCGCCTGATTGGCGATCCGGAAACCCGTTATCGTGAAGATCCGGTGCGGATGCTGCGGGCCGTGCGCTTTGCTGTCAAACTGGACATGCAGATTGAAACTGCGACCGCTGCACCTATCCGGGAACTATCGACCCTGCTGCAGGACATTCCGCCGGCACGTCTGTTTGAAGAAAGCCTGAAGCTGCTGCAATCCGGACAAGGCCTGGATACCTACAAAATGCTGCGGGAATACAATCTGTTCCAACAGCTGTTCCCGATTCTGACCGAACACTTCACTGAAGATCACAGCAGTCAGACAGAGCGGATGATTGAACACATTCTGGCAGCAACCGATGCGCGCATCGCTGACGGGAAACGGGTCAACCCGGCCTTTATGTTCGCCGCCATGCTGTGGTATCCGGTGGTCACCCGTGCGGAAGAAATTTCCAGTACCGGCGGCCTGAATGACTATGACGCCTTCATGATTGCGGCCAATGACATTCTGGATGAACAGGTCAAGACGATTGCCGTTCCGCGCCGTCTGACGACCACAGTCCGCGATATCTGGCAACAGCAGCACCGCTTTGAGCGCCGTTTTGGCAAACGCGCTTTTACCATGCTGGAAAACCCGAAATTCCGGGCTTCCTTTGATTTTCTGGAAATGCGTGGTCAGTTCGAAGGCGATGACATCGCTGAACTGGCAACCTGGTGGCATCAGTTCCAGTTTGCCGAGCGCAATGATCGCAATAAAATGGTGCAGGAACTGAACGGCGGAAACGGACAGAAACGGCGCCGCCGTCGTCCGGCCCGACGCAAGAAGCCTCAGGCGAAATCAGCGTCATGA
- the folK gene encoding 2-amino-4-hydroxy-6-hydroxymethyldihydropteridine diphosphokinase, whose translation MIRAYIAIGSNLNDPVSQAHQAMAALRQSPDIQVVAESSLYSSTPMGPQNQPDYINAVVAIDTTLAPLALLDLTQQIEQEHGRVRKAERWGPRTLDLDILLYGDLQHHCERLTIPHYGMKVREFVLYPLAEIAPELVLPDGTVLTELLSGVDRNGLRVWQS comes from the coding sequence ATGATCCGCGCATATATCGCTATTGGCAGCAATCTGAATGATCCGGTCAGCCAGGCGCATCAGGCCATGGCTGCCCTGCGACAGTCGCCGGATATTCAGGTTGTCGCCGAATCCTCGCTGTATAGCAGTACCCCGATGGGGCCGCAGAATCAGCCGGATTATATCAATGCCGTGGTTGCCATCGACACAACACTGGCACCGCTGGCGCTGCTCGACCTGACCCAACAGATCGAGCAGGAACATGGAAGGGTCCGCAAAGCCGAGCGCTGGGGCCCGCGCACTCTGGATTTGGATATCCTGCTCTACGGCGATTTGCAACATCACTGCGAACGCCTGACAATTCCGCACTATGGCATGAAAGTCCGTGAATTCGTTCTGTATCCACTGGCTGAGATTGCCCCTGAACTCGTCCTGCCCGATGGCACCGTTCTGACCGAACTGTTATCCGGGGTGGACCGTAATGGCCTGCGAGTGTGGCAATCCTGA